DNA from Candidatus Methanomethylicota archaeon:
TTTATCGATTGATATCATCACAACCATGCATTTGAATATAAGGAGCTTTACTAGTATAGTTTCGCATCATGTCCAGTATCGGCTTAAATTTCATAATTGCTGGTATGATCGGAGCTTAATGCTGTATTGATGTTTATTGTTTTACTTTCATGTTGAGTGTTGGTGCTAGTATGGCTATTGCGAAATGCTCTAGTCTAACTCTTTCCTCAAGATCTTCTATTTCTTTAAACTTAAACGTGCACTGGTCAACATAACTATTAATTTGCTCTTCAGTAGTAAAGCCATAATTATGCATCAAAGCTCTCCTAAATTGGCTACCCTTAACATCACCTCTCCTATGATCTTCTAGCAAACGCCTTTGAAGATTTTTAGTTCTACCAACATAGATTATCCTGCCATGTTCATCGAAAATAGCATAGACTCCAGGTTTATCTGGGACTTCAATGGAAAGAACATGTTTAAAACTTAAACTTCTGCCAGCTAGAAATTCCTTAACTTTACCAACATATTCTAAAGCAACTTCCTCAAGCAAGTATTACCCCAAAATAAAATATATGTAAACTAATTTATATTGTTAACAAAGCTACCTTCACAAAACCATAAACTCAAGTTTTGCTGTAGTGGCTTCCTTTCAGATTCGTTGACTTCCTAGCTTTGAGTAGCATTCCCTGTGATTAATTTAATCTCTCTCGATATGGGAACTTATATTTTGCTATACTTTCCCAAGTTTTTGCTTATCCACCCTTTTTCTCCATTTGTCTTCTTCAACTTCATAATATGTTTCGGTTTCAATTGCCAATTTTGGCTTCCCCCTTTCCTTACCCTTTGGTTCTAATCTTTTTGGGTCTTCTATTATGTTTACTTTTGGATTGTCATTCCAAGCGTTTTCAACAATGAATATCTCATATCCTTCTTCATACATTTTCTCATATTCATTCTCAGTTAATTCTATGGTTTTGTCTCCATCTCTAAAAGCTTTCACTTCAATCTTCTTCTCCCCAGCTTCTATATCGTATCCCCTAAACTCATAAGATACATCGCGAGCATCAACACCATACTCCTCCTTTACGATATTCTCCGTTGCCACTATCCCCCTCCTTTCAGTGTATGCTCTTAGTATCCCAGCTTCATCCGATTGATCATATGTTAAGTGTGTAAGTTTATAAGGCTTTAATATTCTTGAAAGTTCATCGAGGATGGGTTTAAGATTTCTTTTAGGCTTTAACTCGAAAACATTCTTCCTTAAGATGACATTTACCCTTTTCCTTCTTTCCGTTAATGAGAGCCTTATCCTTCCAAATCTTCCTTCAAATTCCAGCATCCTCCATTCCCCCTTCTTTAATTTTACTTCATAATCCCCCTTCCATTTACTCTTCACGATTTCACCTGGAATTGTTTCACCCTCTTTTGTAATCCACCCAGTCCATTTCCAAATCGTCGAGTTGTTAAGCTCATATGCTGCATTCGTCAATGTTTCTAAGTCTATAACAACTTTCTTTATGTTGTGGGATTTCATTATGTGAGATATTACGTAGGCTAAGCTATCTAGATCCTTCTCAATACTTGGGCCTCCTTTATAGAGAAAGATCATAATGCCCTTTTCCGGGTTTAGTCCAACAGTTACGAGATAGGTATTCTTCAAGATTACTCTTTTCTCATATTTTGCTAAGCCAAGTAATGTTAAGCATGTTATTAATGGGTTTGCTTTAGCTATCTTAGAGAATAGGTAATCGAAAACTATCCATGAACCCATCAAACGAATTTTCTTAAATACATAAGTGTTATATATTCGCCAAATATTACGTGCTCTACTTATAGCTTCCGGTCCTACCAAGCCCGGCCTATCTAAACCCCACGCTGATTCATCCGGTATAGCTGGACCTAACAGCTTTTCAATTCTCATCGCCAAATCAGGTAAGTTATCATATTTTACGTTAGGCTTGACATCAACATACATCTTGATGTTTAATGATACAGGCATATCCCTCTCCTCTTAAACCCGTATGAAAATATTAGTTTCCAACTTTAATGTAACCTTAGCGAATATTAAATCTGAAAGTTTATCAAAGTCCATGGCGAGCAAACCACCAATTATATTCATCGATAAGTTTAGCTAAAGTTTTCCTGCTATACTCTTTGCCAAGCTTCTTGCTTGGAAGTTCTTTGCAAATTTCTTCTGCAACCTCCTTTATGCCACACCCCTTCTCCCTAGCCCTTTCCTTCAATGCCTCCTCCACCTCCCTCTTCATTTGCTTCAAGAAA
Protein-coding regions in this window:
- a CDS encoding GIY-YIG nuclease family protein gives rise to the protein MLEEVALEYVGKVKEFLAGRSLSFKHVLSIEVPDKPGVYAIFDEHGRIIYVGRTKNLQRRLLEDHRRGDVKGSQFRRALMHNYGFTTEEQINSYVDQCTFKFKEIEDLEERVRLEHFAIAILAPTLNMKVKQ
- a CDS encoding DUF3883 domain-containing protein produces the protein MPVSLNIKMYVDVKPNVKYDNLPDLAMRIEKLLGPAIPDESAWGLDRPGLVGPEAISRARNIWRIYNTYVFKKIRLMGSWIVFDYLFSKIAKANPLITCLTLLGLAKYEKRVILKNTYLVTVGLNPEKGIMIFLYKGGPSIEKDLDSLAYVISHIMKSHNIKKVVIDLETLTNAAYELNNSTIWKWTGWITKEGETIPGEIVKSKWKGDYEVKLKKGEWRMLEFEGRFGRIRLSLTERRKRVNVILRKNVFELKPKRNLKPILDELSRILKPYKLTHLTYDQSDEAGILRAYTERRGIVATENIVKEEYGVDARDVSYEFRGYDIEAGEKKIEVKAFRDGDKTIELTENEYEKMYEEGYEIFIVENAWNDNPKVNIIEDPKRLEPKGKERGKPKLAIETETYYEVEEDKWRKRVDKQKLGKV